The DNA segment CAGCATATAATATTGAAACAGAGAGTGAAGTGGTAAAAGAAaccagaagcaaaaaaaacacatttaatgGAGTAAGCAACAAAGtgaactaaaaataaaaaacaaacaaacaaaaaaccaaaccccAAATGGCGTATTTCTTTGATTGTGGAAAAGATGTGAAAGAAACATGCAAGCAATTAGcgaaaatataacaaaaatatttaaaatcaatatttttgcaATGCTGTGAGAGGTCGTGATCATCAGGGCCAAGGTCCCTTTAACACCAATAGGGCTTTAAGTAACTTATCAATAAAACCTATATAGCAGAATGGtcaagtcctacgtatggtggGGCATGGTTCATTCGGgtcttgaacccatgacgggcattttGGTGAgacgtacgagttgacgactgtgccACGAGACGAGGCTTTTGGCGGTATAACGATTGAATATTTAAATGGCAAAATAACTAAAACTCACCTTTATCAAGAGGACACTGACTGCATCCGCATCCGTGTAGTGATCAGAGATTTGATCTTGTATTGAGATTTGATGCTAATCATCCTGCGTCTGTGAAAACATCGTGATCGAGGGCCTCCAAGTGATCTTGAAGCGCATATATTTTGGCGTCGAATtttggaacacacacacacacacggtaatGGAACAATTCCTATGCAGATTGGCATTCAGGCATATGGGACAGTGACGTCAAGTTCAGTCTGTATTGTTTTTATCTTATCAAACTGGTTCTACTGGTGACTTTATTCGGATGGAAGACTTCAGACCGAAAACTGTATTAGTCTGAAAGCAAAAAACCATAAATAAAACGttaattcattttttcccTTTGACTCCAACCCTTTCAATGACTGACCGTTACAGACAGCTTCGTCGCGATCTGCGCCCTATCGGTAGATAGTTCGAGCAAATCCAAACAAGACAAATGCAAACAACGTCACgaattaattaaacaattttcaaACTTCCCCCGCCATCAGTCGTCGGgcggtgttttgtttggcCGCATCCCCATTGACAAAATGTTTAACCGGTTTAGCACCCCCGGTTCCCCACCATTAGGAGATCGATCGGTTTAAATCGAGACCCGATCGGGATGTTCGGTTCCGCATCGAATCTGAAACGTGATCATTCAGTTACAACGTTTCGACCTAGAGTGCTGCTACTGTCTGTCCATCATGCGCTCCCACGTGAGAGGAATCATTTGTTGTTTGCCCATCATCGTGGCGCTGCTTACATTTGTTGCGGTTTGCCGTGGCACACCCGTTCAGAAGTCGGCACCCGGCATCGAGATACTTCCGGCTGGTAAGCCTTTGGTGTCCTTTGGTGGACTGCGGAGCCTTGGTTATAATTtctaaaattttattattgcaGCATTTTCCAACGGAAATGGACCAAGCTATGTAGTAGTGGGTGATAATGAAAGTATGTATCTATTGTCAATGCGCAAGGATTATTGATCGAGCAACGGTTTAAACCCCTTACCACCTTGTTTAGATCAACCTGCTGCAGCCGCTGCCGTACCGCTACAGTTTCAATCGCGAATAGACATTCCAGTTGCGACAACAACGCAGCAACCCTCAACAACACCGATCGTTTATCAACCAGCGCCACAGCCAGCTCCGGTCCAGTATCAGCAACCTCAGCCGCAACCGGTCCAGTATCAGCAACCGCAGCAAGTACAGTATGAACAGCCGGCACCACAGCAGGTCCAGTATCAACAGCCAGTTCAGCAGTATCAACAGCCAGTCCAGCAATACCAACAGCCAGTCCAGCAGTACCAACAGCCGGAGTACCAGCAACCAGCTTCAATGTACTACCAGCAGCAACCCGTACAATACGCACAACCGCCAGCAGCGTACTCACCGTACAACGAGCAGCAGTACAACCGTCGGCCACGACCGGAAACATCTTCGTCATCCCCAGGTAAGCTTACAACAAGTTTTGTGCGCCCCTGAATATCTGTGTGTCGTAATGCTTTCGGTTGGGAGTGCGAAAAACCCCCACGCATTGTGTCGCAACCGTTAAACTTGTTTGATTTTCGACGCGCGGCCCACTGCGATAGAGGTCAGATCAGTATGGCGCTGCAAAGCCGCTACACACGGAGGACATTTCTACTTTGCACCATATCTCGATTATAACACACTTTTCCGCAATCATCTTTTTCTCCGGTTGACGCAGGCTTCTTGGATACGATTGCCCGAGCATTCGGTTTAAACGCGGGAACCAACTCTAGAGCTCCGCGGCCTGCTACGACCTCCTCTTCGTCTGGGCTGGGGCTTTTGGGGATGGCACTTGGGTGAGTGTAAAAATTTCCGTAACTTTGTGTTCCAGACAGGATATGTTTTTCATGATTATTGTATCAATTACAGGCTAGGATAGAGGACCCGCAGTTTCGCCACGTATTGCCTAATAATTCTCATCTCCCGAATGCAAAATTTTCGAGGAATTTATAAAGCAATTATACGGAAATCATTTATTCATTCTTAAATTGTACTTTTTTAGCTCATTGCAACGAAGGAAAAGGCCTTCGGTTTTGTAAATTATAAACAGATCGTGAAACTAAATGGTGTAAATAGAGTGTAAATGCAATCCAGAGTTTTACTTACATGATGACATGATTTGGCAACCTTGCCCCTAACCACGAAGAGAACACATtttaagttaattttatgGAAAAAGGATCACATTCTGCGAGCCAACTTTACGCTCCTGTTTCGCTGTTGTTCTGGACGATCGTTTTCGTTTGTAAGTTTTCAATCCTTGGCTTTAAACACATGCGCGAAAATGTCATCGCAGCGCTTTACAAATTAgtattttgcttattttttttatcttaacAATACGATAATTTCGTGCAAGTGCTTACAATAAACCAATgccacaattttttttaaaaaaatttggCCTGTTACGATACGACAGAGAAATTATCACCATTTCCACCGTTTCCATTCGACAGAGACCACCACCTCTCTGCATTCACTTTGTGTTTGACAGCTGCCTGTAGAGCGTCCGCGCGGGTAAACAACAAGATGTGGTAACGTCAAACGCGTACATTTTTCTACAATTATTCTTTACCTAAGTGTACGGACGCTTCCGAATTCCTCGACACGCACTTGCCTTTGTTGGCTGTACCAGCTTGTTGTAACTTCATGTACCGTCTGCCGTTATGTTTGTGCTATGAACGACGCTTGGACTTGGCCCGGTTACAGCCTGCGCTTCGGTCGGAGCCGTTCAGTGTGTTGAATGTTGATTAGTGTGCCTGTCCCCCCAGTGTCTAAGTGCTGTGTTCTGGtcgagggtggtggtggtgctgctgcaaggGAACTGTACTATGCTACACGGTAGGAAGAAGCCCGTCCCTTTGTAGTGTCTCTGTTAGCGCGATCACACTGCTTTCCCGGTAGATGATCGTGCAAGCGAGAGAGTCAAGCGCGCATTTCGAACATTCCGACCAACCGCTGGCCCTTTCGGTGCAGAACGAACCCGGTGCATCAGTCCCCCCCGCTCCGGCCCCTCCCCAAACGGAGGAGTTAGTTAAGTACCCGTCCAATTGTCAAAGCAAGCAAGGAGCTCGGGAAGCGCATACACGTACGCCGGCCAATGAGCCAAAGGTCCCCGATCATGTCGAAGCACATCTGCAAAAATCCGAAAAATCTCTTCTGCTTCGTGTGCGGCCTGTACACACCGTCGCACCACAAGCGGTCGATCATGACgcggccgctgctgctggcgtacGAGGCCCACTTTACGGCGCGCACCGTGCCGGAAAACTACCAGCACGGGCCGCCGTCCGTGTGCAACGTGTGCAACAATGCGCTGCTGCGGTGGCAGAACGGCACGTGCCCGAAGCCGGAGCTGCCGTTCGCGATCCCGATGCTGTGGAGCGCCTCGACCGACCACGCCACGGATTGCTACTTCTGCCTGACGCGTACCGCGTCGTCGCCGGACGGGAAAACCATCACCAAAGCGAACGCATCGGTCGTGTACCCGTCGGTGAAGTCGGCCATACGGCCCAAAGTGTTCTCCAACCAGCGGGCGGTGATGTTCCATCCGATACACAGCACGATCCGTCCACCGGCAGTCTCCGTCGCCGTCACCACCGGCAAGGTGGAAGCGAGTGACAGCAAACCGATCGCCGTGCGCACGGTCACCGTCACTGCGGTCAAGCGGGAAGAATCTCCAACTGTAAAGCCTCAGCAGCAGCTAAGGGTCGTCACACGGCACAGCTTGCCGGCCTCGCAACAACCGGCCCCGGCGAGTGTGCAATTGAAGCCAGTGCCGACAGTTATCAGCACGACAGTGAGTGGCGTAAAGCGCAAAGCCGTCCCAGACCCGAGTGTATTGTACGACATGACCAAGGTAAGGCTGCGCCATTCCGAACCATCGGTTGTGCTGGAAAAAAGTGAGAAACTGGTACCCGCGAGACCACCCATCGCGATCGTACGACGCCCGGTGACAGCGGGCACAGTCAGCACGAATGCTCCCAAGATATTGAACGTGTTCTCCCTCAACAAGAATGCGATCAACAGTGGTAAGACAGCGCCAATCTGTGCggtaacattttgtttttgcttttctctaATCAAAATTTATCGTTTGCAGACTCCAAGCAATTGATTTTACCCGCTGCAAAACTCCAGCCCAAACCCATCGCTCCAACCCAGCGACCGGTAACGATAGAaatcgatgacgatgatgatgaggagaTGAATGGAAGGGATCCACAGGATCCCCCGTCTCCTGAACCACCGCTGCCGAGATTGGTTCCGATCAAGCAGGAAAGGGAACCGCTCATCGTCACAAAGCAGCCGCCACCCCGAACGGTTCCAAAGCAGATTGCCGAAGTGCGGGTCGTTAAGGTGGAGCGATTGAGCCCAACGGCGTCGGAGCAGAAAGCACAGCCGACACCAACAGCTACCCGGGCGACGACGGGCTTTATTAATCTCTGCGATCTAGCATCGGCACCCTCGACCCACAACGGCatgatggtggtgaaaatGCCACCCGTCAGCGAGGCACAGCCGAAACCGGTTCCGGTGATGGCCCCAAAGGTTGTAGCTGCGCCTACTCCCGTCGTTGCACCAACAACACCCGACAGTACGGGCACtaatggcggtggtggtggtggtggtggtggtagtgcttCCGAGCAGGAGGAAGTGCCCCATCGCATCACACAGTCGGAGCTGATACTGTTGCTTCGCGAGCTGGAACTGCCCAAAGAGAAGTCGGCCATCCTGATCGATCGGCTGAAAAAGTGGAATCTGCTCGCGGTCGAGCTGGTCGGTTCGAACCGTTCCCGGCCGTCGACTGATCCAGCCCCGCAAACGGTTACGCAACCGTCGGCAGTAACgacaccagcaacaacaataacaaccacTCCCGTAGCATCACCTGCCGCAGCTGCTGTGTCGTCTTCGACTTCGACTAAACCGACACCGGTCAATTCGTCACTGGCCAAACCGACACCGGCTAAACCGCCAATACCGGCCGTTTCGGTCGCTGTAACAACGCGAACACAGTGTGGACCGTACACCGGAACCGTCACGACGCTGACGAACATGAAAGACCTGCAAGTGCGCAGTACCCGGGCCGCGCAAAAACCGCCCATCATTActagcagcaccaacagcaacggtggcggcggcggcaccaAGCCGCaggagggtggtggtggttgtgttgGTGAAACGAAACCACCAATACCAAAGGTCATCACGACTAGCGTCACTACGCGCAGCGCCAAAAATGCGCTGGACAAACAAAATTATACCCCTCCGGCGCGGATAAAATGAACCTCCGAATGGTGGGCGCCTGCGTGTCGCGAACTGGAACATGCACGCTTAGCATTAGCAACCTATAAAGTTAAGTTGTTTGCGCACGTCCATGGCGTGTTTCGGCGTCGCGAATGAAAGCGCAAAATGTTGTACAAAATTGTAAGGGTCGGGAAAGTTTGTTCGCGTTCGGTCATGTCCTTAAATTAAGACTCACActacatacaaacacatacacacgcacacacatttctACGGTACACAGATGCCAAAAGCCATCTCTTCCAAGCGTCACATTATCCCAAGGATAGTAGAGAATCTGAGgaatacgaaaaaaaaatgaaggaaaactGAAGTGTCCTTAACTTTAAGCGTGAATGGAATCGGATGAGCTGATTTTACCTTAGCCTAGGTAtccacatcatcatcagacttagttttatgtttttgctttatgattcatgtttccttttctatgtaaaaaagaaaagaaaagctaaTGATAAGCGCGTCCGATCAGTTTGGTAGGTGAACGTGATCAGAAGACGATGACGAATGATTTTACCATTATCAGAATGAAGCTTGTGTTATGCACAAATGCGAATGATTATtgtaagaaaaagaaaataatgtgAATGTTTTCCGGGATTTGACCCCATGTATGTCGAACCTTAGCTCGATTTGGGTCCCGTGTAATATAGATGTAAGATATGATGTAATAAAGtaaggcaggcaggcagaagCATTGGATTGCGATAACATGCGGTAAAAGTATGGATGAATAAATCGTTacaatacaaaacacacacaaccaaactACTTACGCCATGTCTTCTCACGAaccttttgtgttgtgttacgGCGAGTTATGGCTTCTTAAGGTAGCTTTAGCCCTTGCGTGAAAGTTCACGTGAaattgtgggtttttttttgctatatttcattACATATTTATCAGAATATGGTTTTTAGaaactataaaaataattgaattgatAAGTTAAATGCATTTCTTTGTTATTCTCCGCTGAGCATTATTTTTCCAACGTGCGCAAGGCCGGGAAACACAAGGAAAtgcattaaatttattaattcaatatGTTTTACAGTGGTCTCCAGGGgatctcatagttgtggggcACTTCCtggactctttcttatgggaagtgaacttcatatgatggaaattggactatatgccaccctttttggacaggctccttggaaaatcgtattggatttgtccaacaagagtGCTGTAGAGTCTAATTTCTAttacattaaattaatttcgcgtaagaaagagtcaatcaagtctcccacagctatgagaactcctggaaaaccctgtataaccTACATAGTTGGGGAATGGCatatcctttcttttgtgtacgataagccatATTCTGATGAATATTTAATGAGATATAGCAGAAAAACCCAAAATTTCACTGGATCTGTAATCCGGGCTTTCGAAGGAAAATAATATCCATCGCAGATGTCTTTTGGGTAGGATTCCAATGCCTTAATCACCTCCGAAAACTGCATGTCTTTGGGGGAATTATTTACAACCTTAGTCTAGTTCTTTCGCTGCTCTTACTTGAACCGAATTTTTACTTTCGAATTACGATTAAGCCTGACAAAGATAAGACTAAGATTGACTTAGGGATGAGTGTTTAAGCTACGAGATATAGCTTACTTATCAAGTACCGTTCATCTTGCCCAACCCCCTCACAAAGAGTGTTCGCTGAAAAGCTTAAGCAGCGTCGCGTGAAAGTCCCATAAACGGTCGGTATAGATTGTCCAGCAGGTCGATTGAATATTTTGGAAATGGAGGAAAAAGATCATTTAAATCAGTATTACACTACTTCCGGCTTAGTTTTAAATCTGAACAGCATTTTGCAAATctttcaagatgtttttccaCAGCTGTCATTATTTGGCACAGCTGGGTTGTTGAATAATGCCGCTGACATTAGAAACTGATCCGGAAAACAGTGTGAAGGACTTTTTGAAGTCATGATTTCTTCTGATGAATGGCAAAAAGGTCCTTCTCAGTGAAAAGCATGCACTTTTGTTAGTGCCTGATGGACATCCCCAGACCTGCAGATTTAAACCTTCCTGCACGAGGTAATTCCACATCATTCGCACACATTTTAGgtgaagcaacagcaaaaaaccaacacaactCTCTCAACTCGCTTACATTCGTACCTCTATTTTCTCCgtgtttattttcgtttttcaccCAACCTCCCGTTTTTCCTACCATTGCATGTGTCTCGAGTGTTTTCTGATTTGTTGTAAAAGTacagctgttttgtttttctatagAGAAGTATTCGCCGAAC comes from the Anopheles coluzzii chromosome 2, AcolN3, whole genome shotgun sequence genome and includes:
- the LOC120953161 gene encoding DNA translocase FtsK-like codes for the protein MRSHVRGIICCLPIIVALLTFVAVCRGTPVQKSAPGIEILPAAFSNGNGPSYVVVGDNENQPAAAAAVPLQFQSRIDIPVATTTQQPSTTPIVYQPAPQPAPVQYQQPQPQPVQYQQPQQVQYEQPAPQQVQYQQPVQQYQQPVQQYQQPVQQYQQPEYQQPASMYYQQQPVQYAQPPAAYSPYNEQQYNRRPRPETSSSSPGFLDTIARAFGLNAGTNSRAPRPATTSSSSGLGLLGMALGLG
- the LOC120951346 gene encoding calphotin-like — encoded protein: MSQRSPIMSKHICKNPKNLFCFVCGLYTPSHHKRSIMTRPLLLAYEAHFTARTVPENYQHGPPSVCNVCNNALLRWQNGTCPKPELPFAIPMLWSASTDHATDCYFCLTRTASSPDGKTITKANASVVYPSVKSAIRPKVFSNQRAVMFHPIHSTIRPPAVSVAVTTGKVEASDSKPIAVRTVTVTAVKREESPTVKPQQQLRVVTRHSLPASQQPAPASVQLKPVPTVISTTVSGVKRKAVPDPSVLYDMTKVRLRHSEPSVVLEKSEKLVPARPPIAIVRRPVTAGTVSTNAPKILNVFSLNKNAINSDSKQLILPAAKLQPKPIAPTQRPVTIEIDDDDDEEMNGRDPQDPPSPEPPLPRLVPIKQEREPLIVTKQPPPRTVPKQIAEVRVVKVERLSPTASEQKAQPTPTATRATTGFINLCDLASAPSTHNGMMVVKMPPVSEAQPKPVPVMAPKVVAAPTPVVAPTTPDSTGTNGGGGGGGGGSASEQEEVPHRITQSELILLLRELELPKEKSAILIDRLKKWNLLAVELVGSNRSRPSTDPAPQTVTQPSAVTTPATTITTTPVASPAAAAVSSSTSTKPTPVNSSLAKPTPAKPPIPAVSVAVTTRTQCGPYTGTVTTLTNMKDLQVRSTRAAQKPPIITSSTNSNGGGGGTKPQEGGGGCVGETKPPIPKVITTSVTTRSAKNALDKQNYTPPARIK